The stretch of DNA CAGGTGCTGCATACCTCCAATACTGCAGCGTGTACAGCATGAGACAGGCAACAAAATACAAGCAGAAGGGCTTTAAGCAGATCTTTCATCATACGGGCATGAATTACTGCTGAGAAGGAACTTTAGATTGCCTTATAAATGCTGCAACTTCCTCCCAGCGTAGCTGGCGGCTTTCTTCATCGCTGGGGTCAAGCATGGAGAGAGCAGCCTCCGGAGAAGAAAAAGCCGTGATAAACATACCCATCGGGCTGGGCAGATGTTTTGCACGCAAATATGTGGCATCCAATGCAGGCACAAGCTTTCCGGGTGAATGGAAATCTACAACCAGCAGGAGATGCGTCTTTTCCTGCAAATCGGGGTTTTCTTCCAAATGCCACAACAGGCACTCCACTGAATCAAACTTATAGACCTTACCTTTTTTTGTAACGAGCTCAGCCCCGTACCGTTCGTCAGATATGAGCATTTTACAATGCTGACACACATCCCGGCCAAAGTCAATAGGCTCAGGTTGCGGACTACATGCCATTATGCTTAAAAGGGGAAAGCACCCAATCAGGTAATGGAAAAGGGAGTTATTCATTTTGCTTTTTTCTTTTTACACGATCATACAAAATGCCGCCCAGAGCCAGCAGTACAGAAATGCCCAGCAGTATTGTGCCCGAAGCAGGATAAGAAACAGATCTGAAATTAAGAAGCCATTTGGAACCGAAAAGAGGCGGCTGATAAGCCATTCCGGGCACTTTGATGGGCGCCCGAGGGTCAAGATTATGTCCATAGTCATAGAGCCAGGTGTAAAAATCATAAATGCCAATAATGCCTGCCAGAATGAGTAATGCTATCCATGTCATCATGAGAGCGCGATTACCAAGCACCGCAGCAAGTAACCCCAGCACAAGAAAACCTATCAGCACCACAGGGATTATTTTCAACTCCGGGATAGAGTTGGGCTCTATTTTTTTCATACCAATATAATGATTCAGGATATTGACATTCTGAAGTATGTTTTCACTGCTTCCCCCTATCTTATTTACATAGATACACATTTTCAGTCCTTCGGGAAACTGGGGAGCCTCCAGTTTGATGGACCATATCGGCAGAAAAAAAACTCCGATAATCAGCAAAGCAGCCCCTGCCATTAATATTCTGGAACAGATGTTCATATTAATTATTTCATGTCATACAAAAAACAGGAAGCAACCTCTGCAATGCAATGAGGTTGCTTCCTGAAGATTCTGTCTCATTGGAGTTCGGTTTTGCTTATAAAGCATTATCAGAACCCGTCCACCATTTGAGCGGCTTATTGGAACCTTGCGGAGAAACCACTACGTATCCCTGCATTTCCTGATGCAAAGCAGAGCAGAAATCCGTGCAGTAGAAGGGATATACGCCTGTATTTTGAGGTATCCATTTAAGTGTTCTGGTTTGACCTGGCATGATCAGCAGTTCGGCATTCTGTGCTCCCATGATCGCGAAGCCATGCGGCACATCCCAGTCCTGCTCCATGTTAGTGACGTGAAAATACACCTCATCGCCCACTCTGATGCCCTCAATATTGTCGGGTGTAAAGTGGCTGCGGATGGATGCCATGTACACATGCACGATTTTGCCATCCCGCACCACTTTGGCTTCATCTTCAGATTTAATGGCATGAGGATGCTTGTTTTCTTCCAGCTTATAGAATTTCTTTGTCCTGGGCATTACTTTATCAGCGGGTATAGCTTGGGCATAATGCGGTTCTCCCACAGTCGGGAAATCCAGCAACAATTGCATTTTTTCCCCGCTGATATCAATGAGTTGTGCAGATTGAGTCAGCTCAGGACCTGTGGGCAGATAGCGGTCTTTGGTAATCTTGTTTAAGGCAATGACGTACTTACCCCACGGTTTTCTGGAATCCCCTCCAGGCACACACAGATGGCCAATGGAGTAATAAGTCGGGATACGGTCCAGTATTTCCCAGGTACCCAGTTTCCATTTTACTATTTCAGACGAAATAAAGAAGGAAGTGTAGGCATTGCCTTTTTCATCAAATTCGGTATGCAGCGGCCCCAGTCCGGGTTGTTTTACTACACCGGCTACTATTTCATCATATTTTAATACGGGAATGCCGTCAATTACCTTTTCGTAGGCTTTATTTTCTATGGCTTTGAGCATACGTGTTGTGGAGTGTACGGTCAGGTCGGTGGAAAGCTTGCCATTACCTACAATGTATTCTCCGGAGGGATCTACGTCAACCCCATGTGGTGATTTGGGCGTGGGCAGATAATATATTATGCCTTCATATTTCAACGGATCAAGCACTTTAACACTTTTAATCACCCTGGAAGTAGCCGTTTGTGTTGCCTCATCCATAATATTGTGATAATAGGTTACGGTCATTTCCTCTCCTTTGCCGGCATCTATATATTCGGCAGCCTTCTTCCAGTTTACTGCCGCTATGTAATCCTTGTCATTTTGTGAGGCTTCAATTTCCTTGAGTGTGCCGGCCTGTTCGGTATTATAGGAAGTGAAAAATGCCCATCCGTGAGAGGGACCTTTCCCGCAATGTGCCTTGTCGTAATCAAAACCAGGACACAAAATCTGAAAATGAATACTCATCTCTCCGGTATTGGGATCTACCTTCAGCATGGTAATGGTGCCCTTGTATCTGGTAGCAAAGTCTTTTGTAGATATATCTGCCTGTGGTATGGGCACGCTAAAGCGTGTAGAGGCAATAACATACTCGGTGTTTTGTGTGGTAAAAGGAGAACCGTGATTGCCGGCACTATTGGGAATTTCTATTGTTTCTACCGTTTCAAAGGTGCTTAAGTCAATGCGGGCAATACGGGGCGTGTTGTTTCCATTAATAAAAATCCAGCGGCCATCGGTGATTCCATCGGTTTGTGACAACTCCGGATGATGGGCATCATCCCAAGGCATAAAGCCATAAGAGGTCATCAGCAAAGACTTGGTTTCTTCCGAAAAGCCATAACCTTTCTCTGCATCTACAGAAAAAACGGGAATCACCCGGAAAAGCCTTCCTGACGGCAATCCGTAAACTCCCATCTGACCATTAAATCCACCCGAGGTAAACAGGTAAAACTCATCGTACTTTCCGGGAGGCACATACACTTTTGAGGCGGCATCCGCCACACCGGATATAGCCTGAGGCCCTCCTTTGGAACCTGTATATTCACTGCAAGAGGTGATGAAAAACAGAAGGGGAAGTGCAAGCAGCAGGGGCAACATTTTTTTATACATATAAGAGCAGTTTTAAGGATAAACAAAAAGGCTTCACAGGGTTCTGAAGTATTCCAGTACTTTTCGGGCTTCCTCCTCGGTCAGGTTCTGATTGGCCATAGGAGAAAGGTTGTAATCCAATAGCAATTGTTTGGCGATAGGATCCTCCTTCACCATTTTTTCAGGATTCAAAATCATATTCATAACCCACTCCGGAGTACGCCTTTCCAGAACGCCTTTAGGTGCGGGTCCGATAAATCGCTTATCCGGCTTGTGGCAGGAAGTGCATTTTTCCTTGAAAATTTTTTCACCTTCTGCAGCTAAAGCTTGGTCAATTTCTGCGGACAGAGTAAGATTTTTTACCGGGCCTATGCCTTTGTTAGTATACCAGTTGTCATATACACTTGCACCCGCCGTTTCGGTGGCTTTTCCGGTGCTATGGGTTTCTTCTTCCTCCTCATCCTCTGCGACAGCGGCTGGCGCCTGTAACTTTTGGGTTGGGGATTCATTATTGCCCCCGCAACCGTTGAAGAAAGCAGAGGCCATTAGCATCAAGCCTAACGAGCTTATAAAAGTGAAAGTTGATTGAATATGCATGGTTTTCAGATTTTTCATTGCTTAAATCGCCTGACAAAAGTGCATAGAGAATAGAAGTACGTTTATGACATTTGTTGTACCTGATAATGACTTTTATCATAACCGATAAGATAGGGAATAAAGATGAGCGGGGGCTTCAAAAAAATACAGGCTCCCTGATTGCAGGGAGCCTGCTGACCGTGCCCAGGGCGGGACTCGAACCCGCAAGCCTTGCGGCATACGCCCCTCAAACGTACGTGTATACCAGTTCCACCACCTGGGCCTACGTAACCAATTTTTAGCCTGAATATCTACTTTGCAACGATGACCGACCGGCTGGTGGAGACAATGGGACTTGAACCCACGACCTCTTGCATGCCATGCAAGCGCTCTAGCCAACT from Chitinophagales bacterium encodes:
- the nosZ gene encoding nitrous-oxide reductase — translated: MYKKMLPLLLALPLLFFITSCSEYTGSKGGPQAISGVADAASKVYVPPGKYDEFYLFTSGGFNGQMGVYGLPSGRLFRVIPVFSVDAEKGYGFSEETKSLLMTSYGFMPWDDAHHPELSQTDGITDGRWIFINGNNTPRIARIDLSTFETVETIEIPNSAGNHGSPFTTQNTEYVIASTRFSVPIPQADISTKDFATRYKGTITMLKVDPNTGEMSIHFQILCPGFDYDKAHCGKGPSHGWAFFTSYNTEQAGTLKEIEASQNDKDYIAAVNWKKAAEYIDAGKGEEMTVTYYHNIMDEATQTATSRVIKSVKVLDPLKYEGIIYYLPTPKSPHGVDVDPSGEYIVGNGKLSTDLTVHSTTRMLKAIENKAYEKVIDGIPVLKYDEIVAGVVKQPGLGPLHTEFDEKGNAYTSFFISSEIVKWKLGTWEILDRIPTYYSIGHLCVPGGDSRKPWGKYVIALNKITKDRYLPTGPELTQSAQLIDISGEKMQLLLDFPTVGEPHYAQAIPADKVMPRTKKFYKLEENKHPHAIKSEDEAKVVRDGKIVHVYMASIRSHFTPDNIEGIRVGDEVYFHVTNMEQDWDVPHGFAIMGAQNAELLIMPGQTRTLKWIPQNTGVYPFYCTDFCSALHQEMQGYVVVSPQGSNKPLKWWTGSDNAL